From a single Nakaseomyces glabratus chromosome H, complete sequence genomic region:
- the SST2 gene encoding GTPase-activating protein SST2 (CAGL0H00374g~Aspartyl protease that degrades alpha-factor) produces the protein MASSSNVKLGNTEFRKTPAGNLFTSDIKTIFSILLIRLDLNAHLNERNKNPFILGSKQYEFSFSLQKAICLLRNLCLLPSENRACLKVCYTIEQPFSQFLMSVFMTAKLLHTPADRTRKGPKDKVLLQPTPKGIAILQAFCRSIGLQRLPDVLFSSLNTMNLFLFERSEFTDKLLMSRVLIYLLFIKLMGPFPNVWSPSKEHDYAYVALPQNISIEDIKFSLDQNVMLSNFEPDNIAPPVDTLKGSNVYLNQSKILSPLAHKFFTNPDSDSHIQYYVSTVGVRSKPDVEVNFKTTKNYVFTTKAIWQWLMDCCDIFYPRDAAHVTARFLFYGLLEEVPASPENYAGLISKNKYVKLTTLGENIVKWGKKDDTGKNPQVDSKCLSNLGQLTSISRSPSVFPFLPRLSYPSSRQNLDKILKEPGLRHLFRHHLEKEHCSENLNAYLDVRRFLHMMGGLKNKMKLDNYNDSLSPNSININYSLLSSTAKNNEDFLSLVGTCIETACNIYSIYIMKDSPMEINIDSNLKNKIEKIIIGYVQYDYEKTCSVNSIEATIGNTLDSASGHTYLLHKKNGILKDTTMKEFSREAFMNKFGKLEINNLLFMISSLGHLYLLYEHVENATYHMMETDSLTKFLDSAVIDKIGSAFSLISV, from the coding sequence ATGGCATCATCGTCAAATGTAAAGCTGGGAAATACTGAATTTAGAAAGACCCCCGCTGGAAACTTGTTTACTAGTGATATTAAGACAATCTTCTCGATACTATTAATAAGGCTTGATTTAAATGCTCATCTTAATGAAAGGAATAAGAATCCATTCATTTTAGGTTCAAAGCAATATgagttttcattttcattacaGAAAGCTATATGCCTTTTACGAAACTTATGTCTTCTTCCATCAGAGAATAGAGCCTGTCTGAAAGTCTGTTATACTATTGAACAACCATTCTCGCAATTTTTAATGTCAGTATTCATGACAGCAAAGCTACTACATACACCAGCAGATAGGACAAGAAAAGGGCCTAAGGATAAAGTCCTATTACAGCCCACGCCCAAGGGTATAGCTATTCTGCAAGCTTTTTGTCGTAGCATTGGATTGCAAAGGCTACCTGATGTACTGTTCTCATCATTAAACACAATGAATCTGTTCCTCTTCGAACGTAGTGAATTTACTGATAAACTACTCATGAGCCGAGTCCTAATATATCTGCTatttataaaattaatgGGACCATTTCCTAATGTCTGGTCTCCTTCAAAGGAACATGATTATGCTTATGTAGCTTTACCGCAAAATATATCCATTGAAGACATTAAGTTTTCGCTAGACCAGAACGTGATGTTATCGAATTTTGAACCAGACAATATTGCTCCACCAGTAGATACTTTAAAAGGAAGCAATGTATATTTAAATCAATCTAAAATTCTATCTCCACTTGCTCATAAATTTTTTACAAATCCAGACTCTGACTCACACATACAATACTATGTCTCGACTGTAGGTGTTAGATCTAAACCTGATGTCGAAGTTAATTTCAAAACCacaaaaaattatgttTTTACTACAAAAGCTATTTGGCAATGGTTAATGGATTGCTGCGATATATTCTATCCCAGGGATGCAGCACACGTTACCGCCAGATTCCTATTCTATGGGTTATTGGAAGAAGTTCCTGCCAGTCCTGAAAATTACGCGGGATTAAttagtaaaaataaatatgtGAAACTCACTACGTTAGgagaaaatattgtaaaatgGGGGAAAAAGGATGACACTGGCAAAAATCCTCAAGTTGATTCTAAATGTTTGTCAAATTTGGGACAATTAACATCTATTTCTAGAAGTCCCAGtgtttttccttttttaCCAAGACTCTCATATCCATCGTCGAGACAAAATTTAGACAAAATTCTGAAAGAGCCTGGGTTAAGACATTTATTTAGACATCATCTCGAAAAAGAGCATTGCTCAGAAAATTTAAATGCCTACTTAGATGTTAGGCGGTTTCTTCATATGATGGGAGGTTTGAAAAATAAGATGAAATTGGATAATTATAATGATTCTCTGTCTCCGAATtcaattaatattaattattctTTACTATCATCAACTGCTAAAAACAATGAggattttctttctctagTAGGAACCTGTATCGAGACTGCATGCAATATTTATTCAATCTATATTATGAAGGATTCTCCGATGGAAATTAACATAGATTCGAAtctcaaaaataaaattgagaAAATTATCATTGGTTATGTTCAGTACGATTATGAAAAGACTTGTTCAGTCAACAGCATTGAAGCTACCATAGGCAACACTCTGGATAGCGCGTCTGGGCACACATATTTGTTACACAAAAAGAATGGCATATTGAAAGATACTACGATGAAAGAATTCAGTCGAGAAGCTTTTATGAATAAGTTTGGTAAATTAGAAATCAACAATTTGCTATTTATGATCTCAAGTTTAGGTCATTTATACTTGTTATATGAGCATGTTGAGAACGCAACCTACCATATGATGGAGACAGACTCTTTAACTAAATTCTTAGATTCTGCAGTAATTGACAAGATAGGTTCTGCTTTTAGCTTGATTTCTGTCTAA